A stretch of Kryptolebias marmoratus isolate JLee-2015 linkage group LG24, ASM164957v2, whole genome shotgun sequence DNA encodes these proteins:
- the btf3l4 gene encoding transcription factor BTF3 homolog 4 isoform X1, with amino-acid sequence MNQEKLAKLQAQVRIGGKGSARRKKKVVHRTATADDKKLQSSLKKLVVNNIAGIEEVNMIKDDGTVIHFNNPKVQASLSANTFAITGHAETKQLTEMLPGILSQLGADSLSSLRKLAEHFPRQALDIKAPKAEDDEDEDDDVPDLVENFDEASKNEAD; translated from the exons ATGAATCAAGAAAAATTGGCAAAGCTTCAAGCTCAAGTGCGAATAGGAGGAAAG GGCTCGGCGCGCAGGAAGAAGAAGGTAGTTCACAGAACGGCGACAGCCGATGACAAAAAGCTCCAGAGTTCACTGAAGAAGTTAGTTGTGAACAACATAGCTGGAATAGAAGAG GTCAACATGATCAAAGACGACGGGACCGTCATCCACTTCAACAACCCCAAAGTTCAGGCTTCTCTGTCCGCCAACACGTTCGCCATCACGGGCCACGCTGAGACCAAGCAGCTCACAGAGATGCTGCCCGGCATCCTCAGCCAGCTGGGAGCGGACAGCCTCAGCAGCCTCCGCAAACTGGCCGAGCACTTCCCCCGGCAAG CTCTCGACATCAAGGCTCCAAAAGCAGAGGACGATGAGGACGAGGATGATGATGTTCCAG ATCTGGTGGAGAACTTTGACGAAGCATCGAAGAACGAGGCGGACTGA
- the elovl1b gene encoding elongation of very long chain fatty acids protein 1b: protein MLQQIQEVGSRAMDFYGDLMAGVDPRLKGYPLMWSPVPMTIILLSYLFFVLYLGPRIMAKRTPFQLKEPMIVYNFMLVALSVFIVFEFLMSGWATTYTWRCDPVDTSNSPQALRMVRVAWLFWFSKIIELMDTIFFVLRKKHGQITFLHIFHHSFMPWTWWWGVGYAPGGMGSFHAMVNASVHIIMYFYYGLSAAGPQFQKFLWWKKYMTAIQLIQFVLVSLHATQWYFMDRCDYQFPVVIHLVWIYGTLFFILFSNFWVQAYVKGKRLPKQDIKHHQNGTTVHTNGKVHENGKLHENGKLHENGKCYENGTSSLINHTATNGTSNGSAHYENGRAHNGKMKKA from the exons ATGCTTCAGCAGATCCAGGAGGTTGGCTCACGCGCCATGGATTTCTATGGCGATCTTATGGCAGGAGTTG ATCCGAGATTGAAAGGTTATCCTCTGATGTGGAGTCCTGTTCCAATGACCATTATATTGCTGTCCTATTTGTTTTTCGTACTGTATCTTGGACCTCGCATCATGGCCAAGCGTACGCCTTTCCAGCTCAAGGAACCCATGATAGTTTACAACTTCATGCTGGTGGCATTGtcagtatttattgtttttgag TTTTTGATGTCCGGATGGGCCACAACATACACCTGGAGATGTGACCCAGTCGATACCTCAAACAGTCCTCAAGCTCTACGA ATGGTCAGAGTGGCGTGGCTCTTCTGGTTTTCAAAGATCATAGAGTTGATGGACACA aTCTTCTTCGTACTGAGGAAAAAACACGGCCAGATCACTTTCCTGCACATCTTCCACCACTCATTCATGCCCTGGACCTGGTGGTGGGGAGTTGGCTATGCTCCAG GTGGAATGGGATCGTTCCATGCCATGGTGAATGCCTCCGTCCACATCATCATGTATTTCTATTATGGTCTTTCTGCTGCTGGCCCGCAATTCCAGAAGTTTTTGTGGTGGAAGAAGTACATGACTGCTATTCAGTTG ATCCAGTTTGTCCTAGTCTCTCTCCACGCCACCCAGTGGTACTTCATGGACCGCTGTGACTACCAGTTCCCTGTGGTCATTCACCTGGTCTGGATTTACGGAACGCTGTTTTTCATCCTCTTCTCCAACTTCTGGGTCCAGGCTTACGTGAAGGGTAAGCGGCTGCCAAAACAGGACATCAAGCATCATCAGAATGGCACAACCGTGCACACGAACGGCAAAGTCCACGAGAATGGTAAACTCCACGAGAATGGCAAGCTCCATGAGAACGGCAAATGCTATGAAAATGGCACAAGTAGCCTCATCAACCACACAGCTACCAATGGTACCAGCAACGGCTCTGCTCACTATGAAAATGGTCGGGCCCACAACGGCAAGATGAAGAAGGCTTAG
- the zfyve9b gene encoding zinc finger FYVE domain-containing protein 9 — protein MAEIRRSLREMKDYTVTCGRLDQSESQELVCLQWVEEKCAVNKGVISPIDGKSMESVRSKKMFQKSEYKENGKIIRWTEVFFLPRGHNPKGGATDTAEHNRLTERIARAFCLALCPHLKLLKEDGMAKLGLRVTFDSQEVGFVAGSNGQPLPAQYLNALDSVLIPVIHSRGRTRGEEPIVMELIFYILENIT, from the exons ATGGCGGAGATTCGCCGGTCGCTCCGGGAGATGAAAGACTACACCGTCACATGTGGGCGGCTCGACCAATCAGAGAGCCAGGAGCTGGTTTGTTTACAGTGGGTGGAGGAGAAATGTGCAGTGAACAAGGG GGTCATAAGCCCCATTGATGGAAAATCCATGGAGTCTGTTCGGAGTAAGAAGATGTTCCAGAAGTCAGAATACAAAGAAAATGGGAAGATCATCCGCTGGACAGAA GTGTTCTTCCTGCCGAGAGGTCACAATCCCAAAGGTGGAGCGACTGACACAGCCGAACACAACCGGCTGACGGAGCGGATCGCCCGGGCGTTTTGCTTGGCACTGTGTCCTCACCTGAAACTGCTAAAAGAGGACGGGATGGCCAAACTGGGGCTGCGCGTCACTTTCGACTCTCAAGAG gtGGGATTTGTGGCTGGGAGCAATGGGCAGCCTCTCCCAGCTCAGTACCTCAACGCCCTGGACAGCGTGCTGATCCCCGTCATCCACAGCAGGGGCCGCACGAGGGGAGAAGAGCCCATTGTGATGGAGCTCATCTTTTACATCCTGGAGAACATCACTTAG
- the btf3l4 gene encoding transcription factor BTF3 homolog 4 isoform X2 yields MTFLGHLYGSARRKKKVVHRTATADDKKLQSSLKKLVVNNIAGIEEVNMIKDDGTVIHFNNPKVQASLSANTFAITGHAETKQLTEMLPGILSQLGADSLSSLRKLAEHFPRQALDIKAPKAEDDEDEDDDVPDLVENFDEASKNEAD; encoded by the exons ATGACCTTTTTAGGCcatttgtat GGCTCGGCGCGCAGGAAGAAGAAGGTAGTTCACAGAACGGCGACAGCCGATGACAAAAAGCTCCAGAGTTCACTGAAGAAGTTAGTTGTGAACAACATAGCTGGAATAGAAGAG GTCAACATGATCAAAGACGACGGGACCGTCATCCACTTCAACAACCCCAAAGTTCAGGCTTCTCTGTCCGCCAACACGTTCGCCATCACGGGCCACGCTGAGACCAAGCAGCTCACAGAGATGCTGCCCGGCATCCTCAGCCAGCTGGGAGCGGACAGCCTCAGCAGCCTCCGCAAACTGGCCGAGCACTTCCCCCGGCAAG CTCTCGACATCAAGGCTCCAAAAGCAGAGGACGATGAGGACGAGGATGATGATGTTCCAG ATCTGGTGGAGAACTTTGACGAAGCATCGAAGAACGAGGCGGACTGA